The following coding sequences are from one Bradyrhizobium sp. 200 window:
- a CDS encoding pitrilysin family protein: MTYSFTRRAALIGGASLAIAMLASAPSQAAPKIQRLVSPGGIEAWFVQDATVPLIAMEYAFGGGATQDPTDKPGVGHLTASLLDEGSGDLDSKTYHERLDRRAIELSFTSTRDQFRGSLRMLKDNKDEAFDLLRMALTSPRFDAPDVVRIRAQVLSSLRRESTNPSSLANRKFLEVAFNGHPYGRQSQGTLDSVPRIEIADLKDYVRRVIAKDTLKIAVVGDVDPETLGKLLDKTFGSLPAKAQLTEVPDVLAAKPPQRVCIPLDVPQTVVTFGGPGVRRSEPDFMAAYVVNQILGGRGLSSRLYREVREKRGLAYSVYEKLLWMDHSALFVGNTGTRADRAGETVEEIEKQVRRMAEEGPTQQELDEAKSYLKGSQMLALDTSSNLAQALLQYQLDKLPIDYIEKRNALVDAVTLEDARKVARRLWGQGLLTVIVGRSPQAAAQPTTAPSATTQPPPAVQPGAAPSATTPGPPN, encoded by the coding sequence ATGACCTATTCCTTCACACGGCGTGCGGCCCTCATCGGCGGAGCTTCGCTTGCAATCGCGATGCTCGCCTCGGCACCTTCGCAGGCCGCCCCCAAGATCCAGCGCCTGGTCTCGCCCGGCGGCATCGAAGCCTGGTTCGTGCAGGACGCCACCGTCCCGCTGATCGCGATGGAATATGCCTTCGGCGGCGGAGCGACCCAGGACCCCACCGACAAGCCCGGCGTTGGCCACTTGACGGCCAGCCTGCTCGACGAAGGCTCCGGCGACCTCGACTCGAAGACCTATCACGAGCGGCTCGATCGCCGCGCCATCGAGCTGAGCTTTACCTCGACCCGCGACCAATTCCGCGGTTCCTTGCGCATGCTCAAGGACAACAAGGATGAGGCCTTTGACCTCCTGCGGATGGCGCTGACCTCGCCGCGTTTCGATGCGCCCGACGTCGTACGCATCCGCGCGCAGGTGCTCTCGAGCTTGCGGCGTGAGTCCACCAACCCGAGTTCGCTCGCCAATCGCAAGTTCCTCGAAGTCGCCTTCAACGGCCATCCTTACGGGCGGCAATCCCAGGGCACGCTGGACAGCGTGCCGAGAATCGAGATCGCCGATCTCAAGGACTATGTCCGCCGCGTGATCGCGAAGGACACACTCAAGATTGCGGTGGTCGGTGACGTCGATCCCGAGACCCTCGGCAAGCTGCTTGACAAGACCTTTGGCAGCCTGCCGGCCAAGGCGCAGTTGACAGAGGTGCCCGACGTGCTCGCGGCAAAGCCGCCGCAGCGCGTCTGCATTCCGCTCGACGTGCCGCAGACGGTCGTGACCTTCGGCGGTCCCGGCGTCCGCCGCAGCGAGCCGGATTTCATGGCGGCCTACGTCGTCAACCAGATCCTTGGCGGCCGCGGTCTGTCATCGCGGCTCTACCGCGAAGTCCGCGAGAAGCGCGGGCTTGCTTATTCCGTCTATGAGAAGCTCTTGTGGATGGATCATTCCGCCCTGTTCGTCGGCAATACCGGCACCCGCGCCGATCGCGCCGGCGAGACGGTGGAAGAGATCGAGAAGCAGGTCCGCCGGATGGCCGAGGAAGGCCCGACCCAGCAGGAGCTCGACGAGGCCAAGTCGTATCTGAAGGGCTCGCAGATGCTCGCGCTCGATACGTCGTCAAATCTCGCACAGGCGCTGCTGCAGTATCAGCTCGACAAGCTGCCGATCGACTATATCGAGAAGCGCAATGCCCTCGTCGACGCGGTGACGCTGGAGGATGCCAGGAAGGTCGCGCGGCGGCTGTGGGGCCAGGGCCTGCTCACCGTCATTGTCGGCCGCTCCCCGCAGGCCGCAGCCCAGCCAACCACCGCGCCATCGGCCACGACGCAGCCGCCACCGGCGGTACAGCCAGGCGCCGCGCCATCAGCCACAACGCCGGGACCACCCAATTGA
- a CDS encoding pitrilysin family protein, whose product MQVVVIPDHRTPVVTQMIWYKVGSADETPGKSGLAHFLEHLMFKGTAKHPPGEFSQTVLRVGGNQNAFTSMDYTSYFQSVPREQLTKMMELEADRMTGLILQDENVLSERDVVLEEFNMRVANNPDARLDEQMMAALYLNHPYGRPIIGWRQEIEKLDREDGLAFYKRFYAPNNAILIIAGDVDPKEIRPMVEKNFGDIPAQPSIPAKRLRPQEPTPAAPRTVTLSDPRVEQPALRRYYLVPSAHTAAAGESPALDVLAQLMGGGSNSYLYRTLVIDKQLVISTDASYQGTSLDPSQFMISATPKPGVEFTQIEDAIDKVIADLAQNPARAEDLERVKTRLIAGAIYAQDDQTTLAFWYGDALTTGLSVDDIRSWPDRIRAVTAEQVREAAQALLDKKRSVTGYLIKDAAPKREEKRS is encoded by the coding sequence ATGCAGGTGGTGGTGATCCCGGATCACCGCACACCCGTCGTGACGCAGATGATCTGGTACAAGGTGGGCTCCGCCGACGAGACGCCCGGCAAATCGGGGCTTGCGCATTTCCTCGAACACCTGATGTTCAAGGGCACCGCCAAGCATCCGCCCGGCGAATTCTCCCAGACCGTTCTGCGCGTCGGCGGCAACCAGAACGCCTTCACCTCGATGGACTACACCAGCTATTTCCAGAGTGTGCCGCGCGAGCAGCTGACGAAGATGATGGAACTCGAGGCTGACCGGATGACCGGTCTCATTCTCCAAGATGAGAACGTGCTGTCCGAGCGCGACGTCGTGCTCGAAGAGTTCAACATGCGCGTCGCCAACAATCCCGATGCGCGGCTCGACGAGCAGATGATGGCGGCGCTTTACCTCAACCACCCCTACGGCCGCCCCATTATCGGCTGGCGGCAGGAGATCGAAAAGCTCGACCGCGAAGATGGGCTCGCGTTCTACAAGCGCTTCTACGCGCCCAACAATGCGATCCTGATCATCGCGGGCGACGTCGATCCCAAGGAAATCCGCCCGATGGTGGAGAAGAACTTTGGCGACATCCCCGCGCAGCCCTCGATCCCTGCAAAACGCCTGCGGCCACAGGAGCCGACGCCGGCGGCGCCGCGCACCGTGACCCTGTCCGATCCGCGCGTCGAGCAGCCGGCTTTGCGCCGCTACTATCTGGTGCCGTCGGCTCACACCGCGGCCGCGGGCGAGAGTCCTGCGCTTGACGTGCTCGCGCAATTGATGGGCGGGGGCAGCAACTCCTATCTCTATCGCACGCTGGTGATCGACAAGCAGCTCGTGATCAGCACGGACGCAAGCTACCAAGGCACCTCGCTCGATCCCTCGCAGTTCATGATCTCCGCCACGCCGAAGCCCGGCGTCGAGTTCACGCAGATCGAGGATGCCATCGACAAGGTGATCGCCGACCTCGCGCAAAATCCCGCGCGCGCCGAGGATCTCGAGCGCGTCAAGACTCGGCTGATTGCGGGAGCAATCTACGCCCAGGATGACCAGACGACGCTTGCATTCTGGTATGGCGACGCGCTCACCACTGGGCTCAGCGTTGACGATATCCGAAGCTGGCCGGACCGCATCCGCGCGGTCACCGCCGAGCAGGTGCGCGAAGCCGCGCAAGCATTGCTCGACAAGAAACGCTCGGTGACCGGCTATCTGATCAAGGATGCCGCGCCCAAACGCGAGGAGAAGCGCTCATGA
- a CDS encoding CBASS oligonucleotide cyclase, whose translation MMALSNTELRYYDSNVLRLPDDKRTEYHEQVDRLIAELCKTVRDKTEIKITKVVKAGSFAKYTILRKTSVDPVDVDVVFYISGRDADKETLDSLNNTIYDLLIKQYPNKSVEDFEIQRKAATVTFVGTGLSVDIVPVIQDENRPGYGWQFDIHDGSKIQTCAPCQIKFVRDRKNRDSDFRTLVRLAKKWRNHADIKPLKSFAIELIMAHLLARQGNFGSIEQRFRNFLLYIAQSGLKEQISFPENTAPFGTFTDPVVILDPVYSLNNVTGRISEAERKEIVAAAEAAWETANFASAENDNEVWKEIFGPRFKTED comes from the coding sequence ATGATGGCGTTGAGCAACACGGAACTGCGCTACTACGACAGCAATGTCCTGCGCCTCCCTGACGACAAGCGGACGGAATATCATGAACAGGTGGATCGCCTAATCGCCGAACTGTGCAAGACCGTCCGCGACAAGACCGAGATCAAGATCACAAAGGTAGTAAAGGCTGGCTCCTTCGCCAAATATACCATCTTACGAAAGACGAGCGTCGATCCGGTTGATGTCGACGTGGTATTCTATATTTCCGGGCGTGATGCCGATAAGGAGACGCTCGATAGTCTGAACAACACCATCTACGACCTGCTGATCAAGCAGTATCCCAACAAATCGGTCGAAGATTTCGAGATCCAGCGCAAGGCTGCAACCGTGACCTTTGTCGGCACGGGGCTGAGCGTCGACATCGTCCCGGTGATACAGGACGAGAACCGGCCAGGCTATGGCTGGCAGTTTGATATCCATGACGGGTCGAAAATCCAGACCTGCGCTCCCTGTCAGATCAAGTTCGTCCGGGATCGCAAGAACCGGGACAGCGATTTCCGCACGCTGGTGCGCTTGGCGAAGAAGTGGCGCAACCATGCCGATATCAAGCCGCTCAAATCCTTCGCGATCGAGCTCATCATGGCCCATCTGCTGGCGAGGCAGGGTAATTTCGGGAGCATCGAGCAGCGCTTCCGGAATTTCCTTCTCTACATCGCCCAATCGGGTCTGAAAGAGCAGATTAGCTTCCCCGAGAATACGGCGCCGTTCGGGACCTTCACCGATCCCGTTGTCATCCTCGACCCTGTTTACAGCCTGAACAACGTGACAGGCCGGATTTCGGAAGCCGAGCGCAAGGAGATCGTCGCAGCGGCGGAGGCGGCGTGGGAGACCGCGAATTTTGCATCGGCCGAAAATGACAATGAGGTCTGGAAGGAGATTTTCGGCCCTCGCTTCAAGACGGAGGACTGA
- a CDS encoding 3'-5' exonuclease produces MSDKREVFVSVDVETAGPIPGEFSLLSIGACSIYEPEKTFACELKPINGNFDPKALEVSGLSLDELARTGLTPSNAMRTFSHWLLTLTHRNEALVFVGFNAPFDWSFVNYYFHRFSGSNPFGFTALDIKALYMGATGCRWSDTRSSRIAEKLKPALAGTHDALGDALYQAEIFRLIRSELIDES; encoded by the coding sequence ATGAGCGACAAGCGCGAAGTTTTCGTCTCGGTCGACGTGGAAACCGCCGGTCCGATCCCCGGCGAGTTCAGTCTATTGTCGATCGGTGCCTGCTCCATCTACGAGCCAGAGAAGACATTCGCGTGCGAGCTGAAGCCGATCAACGGGAACTTCGATCCCAAGGCCTTGGAGGTGAGCGGGCTCTCTCTAGACGAACTCGCGCGAACAGGACTTACGCCCTCCAATGCCATGCGAACTTTTTCGCACTGGCTCTTGACCTTGACGCATCGGAATGAAGCGCTCGTATTCGTCGGTTTTAACGCGCCGTTCGACTGGTCCTTCGTGAACTACTATTTCCATCGGTTTAGCGGCAGCAATCCATTCGGCTTCACGGCGCTCGATATCAAGGCGCTCTACATGGGTGCGACGGGCTGCCGCTGGAGTGATACGCGTTCGAGCAGGATCGCTGAAAAGCTCAAACCAGCTTTGGCCGGAACGCATGATGCGCTGGGCGACGCGTTGTACCAGGCTGAGATATTTCGGCTGATTAGGTCCGAGCTCATCGATGAGAGCTGA
- a CDS encoding ATP-binding protein: MAECIANKLVAEARSEDSILFKLSNRVRGSGMVGEMGTLIAEAFRKVIQSAGKSRRAILIIDEGDSLGASRAQEHSHHEDKVAVNTLIQGVDDLRQYGGRIVVILCTNRLSVLDAALRRRAAIIEEFKRPSDEERRQLFQMDLAGLNLPETQISDLVAVTGARGSNPAWTYSDIRTRLYPAALAKAYPQQPLRFEHLKSVAAALHSSPVMEDR, encoded by the coding sequence ATGGCCGAATGCATCGCCAACAAGCTCGTCGCCGAGGCGAGGAGCGAAGACTCGATCCTTTTCAAGCTGTCGAACCGCGTGCGCGGCAGCGGCATGGTCGGCGAGATGGGAACGCTGATTGCTGAAGCCTTTCGCAAGGTGATCCAGTCGGCTGGCAAGAGCCGGCGTGCCATCCTGATCATCGACGAGGGAGACAGCCTTGGCGCATCCCGCGCGCAGGAACACAGCCATCACGAGGATAAGGTGGCGGTGAACACTCTGATCCAGGGCGTCGACGATCTTCGGCAGTATGGCGGCCGCATCGTCGTCATCCTCTGCACCAATCGGCTCTCGGTGCTCGATGCCGCATTGCGTCGGCGCGCAGCAATCATTGAGGAGTTCAAGCGGCCCTCGGACGAAGAACGCCGCCAGCTCTTTCAGATGGATCTCGCCGGTCTGAACCTTCCGGAGACGCAGATCTCCGATCTTGTGGCGGTCACTGGTGCCCGCGGCAGCAATCCGGCTTGGACATATTCGGATATTCGCACGCGTCTTTACCCCGCCGCCTTAGCGAAAGCCTATCCGCAGCAGCCGCTCCGGTTCGAGCATTTAAAGTCAGTCGCCGCGGCGCTTCATTCCTCGCCGGTGATGGAGGATAGGTAA
- the ald gene encoding alanine dehydrogenase, which yields MKVGVPKEIKTHEYRVGLTPGAVREYVAAGHSVLLETNAGAGIGATDDNYRKAGATILESAREVFASSEMIVKVKEPQPSEWTQLRENQILFTYLHLAPDPEQAKGLMKSGCTAIAYETVTDAHGGLPLLAPMSEVAGRLAIEAAGSALKRYGGGRGLLIGGVPGVQPARIVVIGGGVVGMHAARMAAGLGAEVTILDRSLPRLRELDELFEGRVRTRFSTIEAVEEEVFAADVVIGAVLVPGASAPKLVSRSMLSSMCKGSVIVDVAIDQGGCFETSRPTTHADPIFEVDGVIHYCVANMPGAVPLTSSQALNNATLPFGLALANKGFAAVLENPHLRAGLNVYRGRLTYKAVAESLGLPFSPIEQAAA from the coding sequence TTGAAGGTCGGCGTTCCCAAGGAAATCAAGACGCACGAATACCGCGTGGGCCTGACCCCTGGAGCGGTCCGCGAATATGTGGCCGCAGGCCACAGCGTGCTGCTCGAGACCAATGCCGGTGCTGGTATAGGCGCTACAGATGACAATTATCGCAAGGCTGGCGCAACCATTCTGGAATCTGCTCGCGAGGTGTTCGCGTCGAGCGAGATGATCGTAAAGGTCAAGGAGCCACAGCCGTCCGAATGGACTCAGCTGCGAGAAAATCAGATCCTCTTCACTTATCTTCATTTGGCCCCGGACCCCGAGCAGGCCAAGGGCCTCATGAAGTCTGGCTGTACAGCAATCGCCTACGAAACTGTGACTGACGCGCATGGCGGTCTTCCGCTCCTTGCGCCGATGAGCGAGGTTGCGGGCAGGCTTGCGATCGAGGCGGCAGGTAGTGCCCTGAAGCGGTATGGGGGCGGGCGCGGGCTGTTGATCGGCGGCGTGCCGGGTGTCCAGCCGGCTCGAATTGTCGTCATCGGAGGTGGCGTTGTCGGCATGCACGCGGCACGAATGGCGGCAGGCTTGGGTGCCGAGGTCACAATCCTTGACCGTTCGCTTCCCCGGCTTCGTGAACTGGATGAACTGTTCGAAGGGCGCGTTCGTACTAGGTTTTCAACGATAGAAGCTGTTGAGGAGGAAGTATTTGCAGCGGACGTTGTGATCGGCGCCGTACTGGTTCCCGGCGCGAGTGCACCGAAACTTGTCAGCCGGAGCATGTTGAGCTCGATGTGCAAAGGCTCCGTCATCGTGGATGTAGCTATTGATCAGGGCGGATGCTTCGAGACATCGCGTCCGACGACGCACGCTGATCCAATTTTCGAGGTGGACGGCGTCATTCACTACTGTGTGGCCAATATGCCGGGAGCTGTCCCGCTGACCTCTAGCCAAGCACTGAATAACGCAACTCTGCCTTTTGGTTTGGCTCTCGCTAACAAGGGATTTGCAGCCGTCCTCGAAAATCCACATCTGCGGGCAGGCCTCAATGTCTATCGGGGGCGGCTGACTTACAAGGCGGTGGCCGAGAGTCTCGGCTTGCCATTTTCACCGATCGAACAGGCTGCGGCCTGA